The genomic stretch AACTAACTCATTTCTTTCAAAATCATTAGCAGTAAAgggccaggaggaggaggaggaggaggaggagaaggaggaggagaagaaagagaagagcaTCATGGATGCTGAGATgagccaggaggaggaggaggaggaggaggagaaagagaagagcaTCATGGATGCTGAGATGAgccaggagaaggaggaggaggatgagaagAGCATCGATGATGCTGACATGGCaagccaggaggaggaggaggagcagcagcaacagggGGACCAGACGTACCAGCTGTATTTGTCATCAGAGGAGGACGTGGAGGAGGTCCCCAGCCACTCAGACTCTGAGCCCTCATCAGTCATTTTGTCAATGTCAGATACATCTGACAGCGGTCCCGACTCACCCTCTTACTCTGATATTACGTCTGAGTCTGACAACTGAATTTTGTCATACATAAGGACACTGGACGTGTCACTGTTGAAGTTGTTGTATTatgttattatcattgttaaaatattctatatcatggtaaaataaaagaataattttGATATCGAGAAAGTGAGCCTCTCGCCTTTTCATTCTCAACATTTCCCCCCTGGCAGGGAACTGCCTGGGGCACGAGTCTGATGTACTCACCCCTTTGTAGGTCCATTTCCTGGAAAGTGAACTCACCCATCTTCTAGTCCGAACCTTTCCCCTGTTGCAGGCAACTGTGTGGGGCATGTGACTGACGCAGGAACCCCATGGAAGTCCCATACCTGGAATTCTACAATAGAGGAACTATGCCCTCTGGTGGCCGTTGTTGTGTTttgcatcaacatttttttcagagctcataaaaaattggaaaaacgtgtctttttgttaaaaatcacattttccagATCCACTAATTTAGAAGCACCCGTCATATTTTTCCcgttttaatattttgactttttcgcAGAAATGTGGAATTCCAAGTCGGCAATGTGGGATTCCAAGTCGGCGCGCGAGATTTAGTAACTTTCCATTGGAATGAATGGGAATGCGCTACCTTGCATTCGCTAACCCACGAAAGCGCGCTAACGCTCCATAGACTTCCATGTAAACCCCTTCCCGGAACGCTACAAAAATTCCGGTAATCGCGCGCCGAGCTcataacccctaaccctaaccctaaccctaccccctaaccgtaaagttagtgTAGTTtaaaatctaaccctaaccctaaccctgatgcATGGAAACTTTAGCATTATTGTGGTTGGGCTTGAAACTGAGGTGTTGATATAAAAGGGGCCTTTCTACCTTTCTCTCAGTCAGCTTTAGCCTCAGGGAGCTGGGCTACACTGCTGTTTGAAAAAGGCAAGAGGAAGAATTTAAAACAATTGACAGGAGTAGGTGAAGGGTTCAGGAGGGTTGGACACCCAGAAACACACTATGTCTTTAAGGTTTTTGATTGCACATGTCTGCAGTTTGGTGCTTTTAATTTAGCAGCAGTCTAAACTGTGATCTTAAGCTTGCCTGATTATCCACAATTAGCTGTGAGAGCCTTGCTAAAGTCGCTTGGCACAGTGATTAATGTATTAGTAGtgatatattgtattttttacaagtTTACACGCATATGTTTATGCATATGCGGTTGCTACTGAACATTGAATTCAAAGATATTATTTATTCTTCAGACGAGCTGAGTAAAATGCAAGAAAAATTATAATGTAATCTAAATTTAGCCTGCTGAAGCCTCTTCTCTCCCCTCACTGCACATTCTGTTGAATAGTCAGGTCTGTTCTGAGTAATCAGaataataatgacttaattaaaaaaaacataacttaatGTTGTTATGAGTTGGTAAAAGGAAAATGCTCCATCTCAACCACAATTTGTACATTCACAAGAGCTGTCTTTTCTCACATATGTTTACTGGTGAGTTCTTCACATCTCTTTTCTGTGTGGTTGTAGCCACATTTCCTTTCATCTTTTGAAAATACAGTTTTCTACAACTCCAATCTCATTTACATGCGTTATCTTTGTGACAGCCAACAATAGTTTACCAGTAGAAACCAGCAGAAGATGTGAACCGTGTCACCAATCTTTAGGCTTGTGCTGATAGAACTTGATATAAAGTATTCCCGAAAATATTGCTGACTGCATCTTGTAGATACCCACATATAGTCTGTCAATAAGACAGAGTTTGCTGCTGTCAAAAGACCCCCAAGACTCGTTCTtaagtaaacacaaaaatggtCATCACAGAAATGAGAAATTCCGTAACacaatctgaatgaaaacactgcaacaACTTGTAACATGTACATCTCttttcaaatgaaaatggaTCACAGGTTTGCTAAAAGTAGGGCGGGTGCGGTCATTTTCTACATTGCAGCTAATCACTACGATTTCCACTTTATCAACCTTGATCACATCGTGACTACATTTTCCATTCGGGTGGAAGGCTTCAGTAGTGGAAGACGAAAGGTGCTGCACCACAATGATCACTGGACTGGCTGCTTTGGTTCTACTTCGTACAGTGTGTAAGTACAattcttactggggatttccaccggacgcgttacagcagcagcacgtctccacagcgtttttgctgcgtctgttaattcacaccgggcgcgttacagcagcagcacgtctccacagcgtttttgctgcgtctgttaattcacaccgggcgcgttacagcagcagcacgtctccacagcgtttttgctgcgtctgttaattcacaccgggcgcgttacagcagcagcacgtctccacagcgtttttgctgcgtctgttaattcacaccgggcgcgttacagcagcagcacgtctccacagcgtttttgctgcgtctgttaattcacaccgggcgcgttacagcagcagcacgtctccacagcgtttttgctgcgtctgttaattcacaccgggcgcgttacagcagcagcacgtctccacagcgtttttgctgcgtctgttaattcacaccgggcgcgttacagcagcagcacgtcagcttagcgagccggccgtatacacgcaagataacgagatcacgcgataatcctgaccatacgggagaccgcaagatcccgtgataaactttaaactctatttatacagtctatggataaactgtgtgtataaggtaaacaacaacaacaaaaaccaacttactttgcttctctgaggtgaaagatatgttgatctgaccatctatccttataaaaacaatatgttatgtcataaatgattgtatgatgttccacttcaacaatcagtctcttgtagtccgtgtcgccgatcctctgagaccctttgattgattgattggtgaTCTGGTGccccccggtcataacataatgttgatgtgaagtagttttaggctgcatgaactgcgtattgtgttttattttgaaaggggcggaagcgttttacgctgattctgagtcggacttcctgtctggtgcgatctgctctgttgagattcacgcgatttggcagcgtctcgcggagaaatagaagtgctacctaatgctcgcgtagagacgctgacgtgacgctgctgtaacgttacgctacgcgcccggtggaaacgctctcattgattagagtgttacctatttgcaacgtcatacgcgacgctgacgtgacgctgcagtaacgcgcccggtggaaatcaggctttaactacagtgagaaaaacaaaactatgaAACAATCTTTGCAAGGACAATTCGTTTCGTCCTCTTGCCTTGTAACTCTGTGACTGTCTCTTTTCTTCAGACCTGATTCAGACTACAGAGGTCTCTCACCAGATGTCTTTGACTGAGGTTGAAGTTGGTGGAAATGTTACTCTTCAATGTCCAGTTTCTGCGACGGatggcaattttttttactggtaCAAGCAGTCTCCTGGACATACAGTTCAAAAAGTTGCTTCTGTAATTGTTGGCAAATTAACAGTTGGTGAACAAGTTTCACGGTTCACATTAACACAAGAGGATGCTCAGTATTTTCTTACCATCAGAAATGTCAACAAAATGGATGAAGCAGCATACTTCTGTCAGATTGGCACAGCGTATTTACAGAGTTTGGTCAGTGTCACCTTCTTGGCTGTGAACGGTAAAATATCTTTTACTCTCAGTAATTgtagcaagttttttttttatatttttcagataaGAATCTCTTTTGatgattatgttttgtttggttttttacTGAATCATGCAGATGGTAATCAGCAGAAATCTTTCTACGTGAAACAAAGCCCGGAGACTGAGTGGGTCCAGCAGGGCGACCCAGTGACTCTCCAGTGTTCTCTTCTCTCcaagaacaaagaaaacacagaccAGTGTCCAGCTGAACACAATGTTTACTGGTTCAGATCTGGATCAGGAGGATCTCATTCAGATGTTCTTTACACTCACAGTGATGAACAAGAGGAAATAAGTTGTGTCCACAGTCTGTCCAAAACTATACAGAACTCCTCTGATACTGGGACTTACTACTGCGCTGTGGTCACATGTGGACAGATCCTGTTTGGTGAAGGAACTAGAGTGGACATGTTTATACAATTATAGTTATAGTACAATTATATTGGAATCATTTAGCCTAGTTATaatactttaatatatataaggaGTATTATTCTGTTAGCTATCTGTTCTTTCAATTGCATTTataaattgacattttttactaaattatattaaacattaacttactgttaaaattaatttctaaatgcCAATGTGGGCCTCAAAATGATTACTCCAAAGAGACCATGATTATAATGAAACTATGCTTAATGTATCTTAGGATGCATTTGTGATTCGGGATCTGAACTGGAGTCAGTTGTCCTGGTTCTTGGAGTCCTGTTGGCCTGCTGTCTGACTGTGATTGTCATCCtgattttctacagaaatcaaAGGAAAATATGTGAACATTGCAAAGGTAGGTTCTCCACATTTTATACAAGTTAAGCTTTTTGAGACGCCATTAGCCAATGAAATACAACATGAACTATGTCCAAGTCACTAGAATAAATGTTTCCATTgtacgtttctgcaaaccatGGACA from Centropristis striata isolate RG_2023a ecotype Rhode Island chromosome 9, C.striata_1.0, whole genome shotgun sequence encodes the following:
- the LOC131977212 gene encoding uncharacterized protein LOC131977212; translation: MDAEMSQEEEEEEEEKEKSIMDAEMSQEKEEEDEKSIDDADMASQEEEEEQQQQGDQTYQLYLSSEEDVEEVPSHSDSEPSSVILSMSDTSDSDLIQTTEVSHQMSLTEVEVGGNVTLQCPVSATDGNFFYWYKQSPGHTVQKVASVIVGKLTVGEQVSRFTLTQEDAQYFLTIRNVNKMDEAAYFCQIGTAYLQSLVSVTFLAVNDGNQQKSFYVKQSPETEWVQQGDPVTLQCSLLSKNKENTDQCPAEHNVYWFRSGSGGSHSDVLYTHSDEQEEISCVHSLSKTIQNSSDTGTYYCAVVTCGQILFGEGTRVDMFIQL